The DNA segment ACGTCCGGCATTGAGAAAGCAGGCTATCAATGTTTTGGAACATAAAGACTTGCAGGCCTTACTCGGAACAAGCAAAGAAACGATTAATGAAAAAAGTATTATAGACATCCGCGGAAAGATGTACCGTCCGGATAAAGTCCTGATCTCAGGAAAGGAGGTCGTGGTGATCGATTATAAGTTTACCCTTAAAGAAAGCGATGCCCATATCAAACAGGTCTATGGTTATCGGGATTTGTTGCTCGCCATGGGCTATCAGAAAGTACAAACCTATCTGTTTTATGCGCATAGTGCAGAACTAAAATTAGTGTAAAGATGAGTGCATTTTTAAAAGAAGTAGCAGAAGATTTGGTAGCGCGCCTTGGCGGAGATCTGCATCATGCTGCGGTGGTTTTTAACAATAAACGCCCCGTCCCTTACCTACAGAATCATCTCGCAGATACCATTGGGAAGCCTTTTTGGAGCCCCTCATTTTTCACCATTCAGGAGTTTTTTGCCCTTTCTACCCATTTACAGGTTGCAGATGGATTCACCCAGTTTTTCACCTTGCTGCAGCAATACAATAAATTGCTGGCAGAGGAGGGAGGAAAAGCGCTGAATCCGGATGTCTTTTATCCCATTGCCAGGATCATTCTGAGTGATTTTTCGCAAATTGACAACGACCTTGTTAATGCAGATCAGCTGTTTCAGGAACTGGAAGATATTGCCGTGATCGAAAAGGAATTTCAGCACCTGACCTCCGAACAACAACAGTTTTTAGAGCAGTTCTGGTCTTCTTTCTCCTCAGGGAAACAGCAGAACCATCAGGAACAATTTATTCGAATGTGGCGGCGTATGCCAAAGTTGTACCGTAATTTTCATCATGCTTTAAGAGAAAAGGGTTATACAACTATGGCCTATATTTATCGCCAGCTGGCGGAAGGAAATGCAGACCGGCCAACCTTTATCAACGATTTCAGTGAAGGAAAACTGGTCTTTGCAGGTTTCAATGCATTAAGTAATGCCGAAGCGGTCATCTTTAAGCGATGGAATAAAGATGAAAAAGCTTTATTCTACTTTGATGCGGACAATTATTACCTCCAGGATGAAACCCAGGAAGCCGGATTGTTCCTGAGAAAAAATATTCAAAAGCTAGGTCTTCCAAATGCGTTGGGTGCGGGCAAAGACCTGATCAGAAGCCATCAGAAAGAAATTAACGTCTATAAAACACAAGGACAAACTGCACAGGCAAAAATCCTTCAACAGGAACTGCTGCAGGACTATCCTTTATTGGAGGCGGCAGACAATGCGGGAAAAATTGCATTGATTCTTGCCGACGAAAGTTTATTACTTCCCGTATTACAGACCATCCCTACACAGTATCAGCATGCAGACGGCATTTCTAACATTGACCTCAATGTTACGATGGGGTACCCCTTACTGGCAACCTCTATTTTTGGCCTGGCGGATCTTTGGCTGAGTATTCAGGCGCAGCTGATCGAAGGTAAAAAGGATACGGTATATTATAGAGATGTAGAAGCCTTTCTATCGCACCCGTTAACAGGGGTGTCTGCCGAACAAAGAGACCTGGTGCAGCAGGAAATTTTAAAAGAACAATTGATAGAAGTTCCTGTGCTCACCTTGCATGGCGATGAATTGTCTACTTTGTTTTTTACAAAAGTGCATAAGGGCTTAGCAGCGATAAATAACCTGCAAAAGGTATTCAGGTTGATCCTGGAGCGCCAATTGGAAGATAAAACTTTAAAACAAACCGAGGCCGATTTGTTTGCTGCTACTTTAAAAGAGTTAAACCGCTTGCACGATACGCTGGAAGATTACGCTGCCCAGCTGCCCCTTTCTTTTGTGCTTTCGCTCATGCAAAAAGCAGTGCAGGGCATTGCAGTCCCTTTAAGTGGAGAGCCTTTACAGGGTGTGCAGGTCATGGGATTATTGGAAAGCAGGAGCCTGGATTTCGAACACGTATATGTGCTTGGGGTAAATGAAGGAATTCTGCCGCAGGTAAATGTTTCACCAAGCTTTATTCCCGATAGCATCCGAAGGGCTTATGGATTACCGGTAATTGAAAATCAGGATGCCATTTCTGCCTATATGTTTTACCGTTTATTGCAGCGCTCCAAGAAAGTAAGCCTGGTTTATAACGGACAGGGAGACGATAATAATACCGGAGAACCAAGTCGTTTCCTCCGTCAGCTGGAGTTTGAAAGTGGTTATACCTTTAAATATTTTGACCAGTCGCAATCCGTTGCCATTGAGTATAAAGTAAATGTTGACATTAAAAAGGAAGGAGAAGTCCTCCGAAGATTAAACCTCTATCTGGATGGACAGGAAGGCCCTTCGGCTAAGCTCTCTGCCACCAGACTCACGACTTACCTGAACTGTCCGGTACAGTTTTTTTATAAATACATTGCTAAAGTAGAGGAGCCGGAAGAGCTGGCAGAAAATCTCGAAGCCAATAGTATCGGTTCCACCCTCCACCTTGTGCTGGAGCGCTTTTATCAGAAACTTCAGGCGGAAAGCCCATACATCACCAAAGAAAGAATCATAGAGAACCGAAAAAATCTTGACGAATTGTGTAAACGGGCATTTGCTTTTGTAATGTTCAAAGAGGAAGAAAAGATTCTTGAGCACAACGGAATGCAGCAGGTCATGCTGGCCATCGTTGCAGAATACGCGAATGTCATCCTCGATCATGATGAAAATCAAGCTCCTTTTACCTTGGTAGAACTGGAAAATGATGAAGATTATGTGATTCCTTTCCCAATTAAGGTGAAAGGAGAGGAGCGGTCATTAACCTTGTTTGGAATCATCGACCGTGTTGATCAGCGCAATGGCGTAACCAGAATTGTCGACTATAAGACCGGAAGGGATGAAATCGGCTTCTCTTCCATCGAAGAACTCTTTGACAGCGAAAGTAATAAACAGAATAAAGCGCTGGTCCAGACCTTGTTCTATACTTACGTTTATGAGCAGGCAAAGGGAATTACCGGCGTGGAACCCAACCTTTATATCATTCGTAAAATGCGCGAAGAAGGAACTTTGTTCTATTTGAAGGAAAACAGGAAAAGAGTACTTTTACAGGCAGAACAGCTGGATGAAATGAAGGAGAGTTTCAAAACCCTGTTACAGCAAAAACTGGAAGAGTTATTCAATCCTGATGTTCCCTTTACCCACACAACGATAGCTGATAATTGCATGTATTGTCCTTATCTGACCCTTTGCGGAAAATAATTAAATTGATGCCTATGTTAGTCTCTGCAGTCCCTATTCTTGCCTCACTAAATTCAGCGGAAACCATCGCCTTTTATACCGAAAAACTGGACTTCATTTTTCATTCCGAATGGGATGGGTACCTGATTTTTAGTAAAGATGACATCACTTTGCACCTCTGGCCAACAACAGATCCGGACATTCCAAAGCATACCGGTTGTTATATCAATGTAAATAAAGTTGAGCAATTATATCAACAATATGAGCCTCTGGGCGTGATTCACCCCAATGGAAAGTTAGCAGAAATGCCCTGGGGAATGCGTCAGTTCTCGATTTTAGACAACAATGGAAACATCATTCATTTCGGGGAATCCATAGAAAACAAAGTGTAATTAAAACACTACTTTATAATTAAGTTACAATAGTTATATTTGCCCACAGTTAATATTTGAATATACAATGAGAGAAATTCAATTTAGAGAAGCGTTACGTGAAGCCCTAAGTGAAGAAATGCGTAAAAATGAGAACGTATTCCTGATGGGTGAAGAAGTAGCGCAATACAATGGTGCTTATAAGGTAAGTCAGGGTATGTTAGACGAGTTTGGCGACAAACGCGTAATTGATACTCCAATTGCCGAATTGGGCTTTACCGGTATTGGTATTGGCGCAGCAATGAATGGATTGATTCCGGTCATAGAATTTATGACTTTCAATTTCTCGTTGGTTGCTATTGATCAGATTATTAACGGCGCAGCCAAAATGTTATCAATGAGTGGCGGACAGTTCCCTATTCCGATCGTATTTCGTGGCCCAACCGGAAATGCAGGTCAGTTAGGTGCACAACACTCTCAGAACTTTGAGAACTGGTATGCAAACTGCCCGGGCTTAAAAGTAGTGGTTCCATCTACTCCTTATGAAGCTAAAGGTCTGTTAAAACAAGCTATCCTTGATCCGGATCCGGTAATTTTCATGGAATCTGAAGTAATGTATGGCGATAAAGGAGAAGTTCCTGAAGAAGAATATTACCTGCCAATCGGTAAAGCTAATGTGGTTAAAGAAGGTACTGATGTAACGATCGTTACTTTTGGTAAAATGTTAACCCGTGTGGTAAACCCGGCTGTAGAAGAGTTGACTAAAGAAGGAATCAGTGTAGAAGTAATCGATTTACGTACTGTACGTCCTATCGATTATCCAACCATCATTGAGTCTGTTAAGAAAACAAACCGTTTAGTGATCGTTGAAGAGGCATGGCCACTGGCCTCCATCTCTTCTGAGATTGCATTTAATGTTCAAAAGAATGCTTTTGATTATTTAGATGCTCCGGTATTGCGTATCACTTGTGCTGATGTTCCACTTCCGTATGCACCAACACTGATTGCAGCTAGCTTACCTAATGCTGAAAAAGTGATTAAAGCAGTTAAAGAAGTAATGTACGTAGCAAAATAAGCTATTTAATATATCCTATTATATGATCCCGTTGGCAAAAAACCAGCGGGATTTTTTTTATTTATCCTAACCAGGGCGCAACAATTCATTAACATTTTATTTATTTGAGGATGTCGATTGTTAGAATTAATTTTGGCCCCAATTGTACGTTAGAATACCAAAAGATCTTTAAATGAGTCACCATTCTAAAATAATTGCTGCCGAACTTGTGGTAGCTGAAAAGCAGGTTATTGCGACTATTGAATTGTTGGATGAAGGAGCAACAGTTCCTTTTATCTCACGTTACCGTAAAGAAATGACGGGTAGCCTGGATGAAGTACAGGTGGCGGCAGTCCGCGATAGGTTTCAGCAGCTTCGTGAGCTGGACAAACGCAGAGAAGCAATCCTGAAAGCTTTAGCGGCACTGGATAAGCTGACGCCTGAACTGGAGGCTCAGATTAATGAGGCTACAAACATCGCGACAATCGAAGATATTTATCTTCCTTATAAGCCTAAACGTAAAACCAGAGCATCTGAAGCCAGAAAAAAAGGCCTGGAGCCTTTAGCCTTACTGATCCTGGAACAAGGAAAAGTCGACCCTGATGCGGCAGCCGAAGCTTTCTTAAATGCAGAGCTGGGTGTAAATTCTACCGAAGAAGCTTTGTCCGGTGCAAGAGACATCATTGCGGAAATTGTAAATGAGAGTGTGGAAGTGAGAACTTCAATGCGGAGGTATTTCCAGCAGAAAGCATCTTTTAAATCTTCAGTGCTGAAGGGTAAAGAGGAAGAAGGAATCAAGTATAAAGATTATTTTGACTGGGAAGAACCCCTGAAAGCAGCACCCTCACACCGTGTACTCGCGATGAGAAGGGGAGAGAACGAATCGATCTTAAAATTGGAGACCATGCCGGAAGAAGAAGGCGCGATTACAATTTTGGAAGAACAGTTTGTGAAAGGTAATTCACCAGGTAGTAAACAGGTGAAGCTGGCAATACAGGACTGTTATAAAAGATTGTTAGGCCCGGCAATGGAAACAGAAATCCGCTCTTTCTCTAAAGATAAAGCAGATGAAGAGGCCATTCGTGTATTTGCTGAAAATGCCAGACAGCTCTTATTGGCAGCACCAATGGGACAAAAAAATGTGCTGGCCATTGACCCCGGATTCCGTACCGGATGTAAGGTGGTTTGTTTGGACAGACAAGGGAAATTATTAGAGAATACAGCGATCTATCCACATACCGGACAAGGAAATGTGAAGAACGCCGCGGATAAAATTATTGAGCTTTGTAAAAAGCACGAAGTAGAAGCCATTGCCATTGGTAATGGGACCGCAGGTAGAGAAACAGAAGTGTTTATCCGCGGACTTCAATTGCCGGAAATCACAGTGGTGATGGTGAATGAAAACGGAGCCTCTATCT comes from the Pedobacter sp. FW305-3-2-15-E-R2A2 genome and includes:
- a CDS encoding pyruvate dehydrogenase complex E1 component subunit beta; this translates as MREIQFREALREALSEEMRKNENVFLMGEEVAQYNGAYKVSQGMLDEFGDKRVIDTPIAELGFTGIGIGAAMNGLIPVIEFMTFNFSLVAIDQIINGAAKMLSMSGGQFPIPIVFRGPTGNAGQLGAQHSQNFENWYANCPGLKVVVPSTPYEAKGLLKQAILDPDPVIFMESEVMYGDKGEVPEEEYYLPIGKANVVKEGTDVTIVTFGKMLTRVVNPAVEELTKEGISVEVIDLRTVRPIDYPTIIESVKKTNRLVIVEEAWPLASISSEIAFNVQKNAFDYLDAPVLRITCADVPLPYAPTLIAASLPNAEKVIKAVKEVMYVAK
- a CDS encoding Tex family protein, which produces MSHHSKIIAAELVVAEKQVIATIELLDEGATVPFISRYRKEMTGSLDEVQVAAVRDRFQQLRELDKRREAILKALAALDKLTPELEAQINEATNIATIEDIYLPYKPKRKTRASEARKKGLEPLALLILEQGKVDPDAAAEAFLNAELGVNSTEEALSGARDIIAEIVNESVEVRTSMRRYFQQKASFKSSVLKGKEEEGIKYKDYFDWEEPLKAAPSHRVLAMRRGENESILKLETMPEEEGAITILEEQFVKGNSPGSKQVKLAIQDCYKRLLGPAMETEIRSFSKDKADEEAIRVFAENARQLLLAAPMGQKNVLAIDPGFRTGCKVVCLDRQGKLLENTAIYPHTGQGNVKNAADKIIELCKKHEVEAIAIGNGTAGRETEVFIRGLQLPEITVVMVNENGASIYSASDVAREEFPTQDITVRGAVSIGRRLMDPLAELVKIDPKSIGVGQYQHDVDQGKLQQSLDDTVMSCVNAVGVELNTASKQVLAYVSGLGPQLAQNIVTYRNENGAFKNRESLKKVPRLGDKAFEQAAGFLRIRNAEHVLDASGVHPERYALVNKMARDLNCTVAQLVKDTELRKQIKLQQYVSEEIGLPTLNDIMSELAKPGRDPREQFEAFSFTDGVNEVSDLKIGMKLPGIVTNITNFGAFVDIGVHQDGLVHTSQMSDRFIANPNDVVKVHQKVEVTVMEVDVARKRISLSMKTGEARPKAKNNGKPAEKAKTFGKPSAAKPKPAPKPERKEKAQPEGDLQLKLEALKNKFK
- a CDS encoding VOC family protein, which translates into the protein MLVSAVPILASLNSAETIAFYTEKLDFIFHSEWDGYLIFSKDDITLHLWPTTDPDIPKHTGCYINVNKVEQLYQQYEPLGVIHPNGKLAEMPWGMRQFSILDNNGNIIHFGESIENKV
- a CDS encoding PD-(D/E)XK nuclease family protein; this translates as MSAFLKEVAEDLVARLGGDLHHAAVVFNNKRPVPYLQNHLADTIGKPFWSPSFFTIQEFFALSTHLQVADGFTQFFTLLQQYNKLLAEEGGKALNPDVFYPIARIILSDFSQIDNDLVNADQLFQELEDIAVIEKEFQHLTSEQQQFLEQFWSSFSSGKQQNHQEQFIRMWRRMPKLYRNFHHALREKGYTTMAYIYRQLAEGNADRPTFINDFSEGKLVFAGFNALSNAEAVIFKRWNKDEKALFYFDADNYYLQDETQEAGLFLRKNIQKLGLPNALGAGKDLIRSHQKEINVYKTQGQTAQAKILQQELLQDYPLLEAADNAGKIALILADESLLLPVLQTIPTQYQHADGISNIDLNVTMGYPLLATSIFGLADLWLSIQAQLIEGKKDTVYYRDVEAFLSHPLTGVSAEQRDLVQQEILKEQLIEVPVLTLHGDELSTLFFTKVHKGLAAINNLQKVFRLILERQLEDKTLKQTEADLFAATLKELNRLHDTLEDYAAQLPLSFVLSLMQKAVQGIAVPLSGEPLQGVQVMGLLESRSLDFEHVYVLGVNEGILPQVNVSPSFIPDSIRRAYGLPVIENQDAISAYMFYRLLQRSKKVSLVYNGQGDDNNTGEPSRFLRQLEFESGYTFKYFDQSQSVAIEYKVNVDIKKEGEVLRRLNLYLDGQEGPSAKLSATRLTTYLNCPVQFFYKYIAKVEEPEELAENLEANSIGSTLHLVLERFYQKLQAESPYITKERIIENRKNLDELCKRAFAFVMFKEEEKILEHNGMQQVMLAIVAEYANVILDHDENQAPFTLVELENDEDYVIPFPIKVKGEERSLTLFGIIDRVDQRNGVTRIVDYKTGRDEIGFSSIEELFDSESNKQNKALVQTLFYTYVYEQAKGITGVEPNLYIIRKMREEGTLFYLKENRKRVLLQAEQLDEMKESFKTLLQQKLEELFNPDVPFTHTTIADNCMYCPYLTLCGK